The genomic region TCCCTACATTGGGTATCTTTGAAGCTTGATCCACAATCCCTCTTACATTGGGTATCTCTAAAGATTAGTCCTCACTCCTCTTTATATCAAGTATCATTTAATTTTAAGCCCAACTCCCTCCTACATGAAGTATCTTTGAAAGCCAATAATCATCATTCCACCACACTGAGTCCAAAAACCATTGCATCCCCTATCACCCTAGCATCCCCTATCACCCTAGCATCCTTTCATCCCATTTTTTTAATCCCcgaattcaaacattcaaagaacaTAATGCACATGGTGTACCAAATTAAACACTTCTCAGTAGCTTTCCAACTCTTGATTCACCAATCCATATTACCAATATACCCTCCTGGTTTGTATATGTACAAACATCCATATTTTGGCCTTCCTTTTCCTACATCCTCATCATTCAAACAAAGAATTTCATCAATTTATATGGTTGATAAAAAAATGCCAATAATGGACCCAAATTTGAATGTGATAAAATGGTAGGAAGCTTTCAAACATCTCTTGTCACGTGTGGGCCCATTCTAGGCCTTCAACCTCTATATAAGGTGGGAACTTCATTGGTTTAAATCTTTTGGTCATTATTTTAGCAAACAATAATTTGTAGAAGTGAAGTACTATGTTTACCTATCAAATCTAAAGACAAAATCCCTTAGACTGGGAGATTAGATGATCAAACCCCATCATTCTATTGATCTAATTTCATTCAAAGATTACATTTATGTTGAATATTGAGTCCATGAAATATGCAATGTTGTGTCCAAGGAAACTTGTCATGTGTTTTTAAGAAGGTTGTGTCATTAATAGTAGGATGAATACCAACACTATACTAGTTGAACAACTAAAATATGTTGGAGTAACTTAAACTCAACCCCAGTAGTCCATCAATcacctgcaagaaaaatacctataACATATGAAGGTTTGATTGATGCTATGCAACCTTGACAGAGAATTGATCTAAAGAGGAATTTGATATATGGATTGACCTATAAATAGATTGGATAATTTGCAATGAATGGatgacttgctttatagaaagcacttgagaaacctaatctaaaatttaaaaaactaaaattaGCTCAATTAAGTGgggctattattagcctaatctaataaaagataaatacAACTAAGTTTAGCTTGactgaataaagtaattaaagtactcaattaattaaataattagataatgtctTAATTACTCCAACAAAATATATGTAAATTGATATAGACTAAACATGACTATGAACAAAAATCTAAAACATACTAAATGAACACTTAAATAAAAAGAAAAGTATAATAAAAATATTGAAAGAGATGCAATTTCTATTATTACACTACACACATTAATAATTATATAACATTCCATTATAATAAACTTGATATAAATTACAATGGCCACACATTCACACCTTGGCTTCACACAGCGCACATTATAAAGCCCCATTTTTCTTTAGCCAATTGTATTAAAAGCCAGGGAATATTGTAAAACAAATAATTAAGATGAAACATAGGCATGTGGATGCGTTCAAAGCGCCTACTAAATACATGGGCATTTTGCCCTACTTGTTGATTAAAGATGGAATAGAACATTCCTTACCAGTTCCAACCGCTCCCTTGAAAACTTTTGTCATATCAATGATTTCTAAGAAAAATAGATAGTCCTATTCACACTCATCCATTATAAGAAGAGTTGCTAATGAACAATTTTAGTCCAAGCAAAAACAATTAAATAAAGTATATATGTAGACTATAATTTACATGTGCAAGACCCATCACTAACCCCAATATTCAACTGATGACTTGAAGTGGTGGAGAACATAGTTTCCTTTTTTATTAAGTATCCTGTgtatttttttatttgatcaaGAATAAAAAGGATGATGATCACATCTGTTTTTGATGTTGTCTTtctgtttatttttttaaaattttgatgatttCGTATATAAGATCAATATTTCTTTTGTTTGATAAAGGACAAAAAGATTGATAATGATTCTTTGTTACATGTTATTTttgtttattaaagtttttttaatgATTTCATATGTAAGATCAATGTTGAAATAGTTTTTTAGTTGAGTTGTATTTAATgttcatatattttattttttggggaGTGGTCTATATAATCTTAGGCCATTGTCATAGGATTACTATTATCTCTTTTCATGACTAACTTTTGCATGGGACGTTTATTTCAGGTTGATAATACtaatataggggaagagcaccaatagataacatagttccaatatcCGTcatcttattgtcatgttgaccccccaatagctgtcatagtgaaaataccattaataaatttattttgtactaatagccgatcattttttgtaattaattggcccatttgtgcacaactattggaacatttgtcccatttgtgtaccactattggaacatttgtgcaccactattgggacatttgtcaacaagtactaacGATTTTGAGTTGGTTACTAGAACAACTTTAGTTAGGCATTAGGTGACACTTTGAAatttgtactttttgacctttgtgcgcataattgATTCCACAATGTACATTGTTACTACCctgaagccagatcaatagctataagtagttaagtcccATACGAAGACAACtagaataaataaatcaaaatccgatgtaccgtttaggatctgtgggtgcgcaAAGTTAATTATGAcggctattggtgctcttcccctatactAGCCCCATCCGAAATAATTAGAAAATTTTAACTTACTTTTATTtgtcaaataattaaatacaaaaacttCATATAATTTGTAAAAACCATTCTAATTCATATACTCCAGTTATGGAAATAtccatatttaatgattaaaacACTTCTCCAAAATTATAGCAATTGCATTAATTGTTTCAGCAACTGACCAACAATTATAAAAATATAGACTAACATTAAAAATTTCTAATAGAAAATAATTCAAGCAcaacaaatttaaaattcaaaacatcTTAATAGAATTTGTTGAATAATAATGAAACACaataaattcaaattccaaacatattTATTACAATAGTTTGTTGAATGATAATGATGTACTTTAAAAAATGAATGCTTAAATTCTATTGTGTAATATTActgaaataaattgaaaaatagaTAACTAAATTAAGATTTCATTCAATACAGTTTGAATTGACCTTATGGTAGAAAACTTGTACTCTGAAAAGAAAAAATCACAAATTCAAATACCCAATCCTTTACAAAAATGTCAAAATACAGACCAATTTGGAAACCGAAAGTCCACATATTTGATCAGACTTACCTTCTTCGCAGACCAAACAAAGATTTCAGTAACGTGTTCGAGCCTCGGTAGAAACAAAACCAGGAATTACGCCACAGAAGGTAAGCTGTATGCAATGCACCTCTCCAAGAAGTCTACAACCTTATTTCACGCCGCATTATCGTAAAGTTGATTGAAAAGGAAAGCTATCCAAACTAATTTTCGGCACAACTATCCCAGTCATGACACATTTAGCAATCACACGGAAAGATTCATGAAGCCAAATGATCTCTGTGCCAGGGAAGAAAAAGTAGTAGATGTAACAAACTTTGACCTTTTTGGAGACAAACccaaatgaagaagacacatggctCATAAAAATGTCATGTACACACAAGCAGGGAAGAGGGAAGGGAGAGTAGCTTAAACAGCCAAGGAGGTTTTTTTGTTTGGACTTGAAAATGGCTTATTTGTTTTAGCCCTAATTGGGAGGTTCAGTTTGGTCAGAACACTTAATAAAAAATTTGAAGATTCGgtttttcaaataaaataaaatgtatgaAGGAGTTGGGGTTGGTTTTGATTCTCAAGAGTTTtcagttttttttaatatatatgggGTATGGGAGGATGTGTTGCTTCAACATTACTGAATTTTTATCCGATATAATACTAATATATACTATTGCATGTTTACCAAGTGCAAAAAACCATATGCATGGGTTCTGTGAAAGTGAAATCTTCAATAATAAAAAAAGCTCTTACAGATGCCTGTGTCAGATGATGCCCTTGATACAGAAGTCTGTCACCCCAGCCGAATAATTCAGGAAAAGTAAATTACCATCGACCCTAAAGTTAAAATTATCCTGTAAATATCACCAGATAACCCTGCAATTAGCGTCCGAGTCTAAGGATGCCAAGCATTCTAATGTACAAGTACCAGAATACAAATCTTAAATTGGAATAGTCCATCTTAGAGCAAATGAATCTTTCTTTTATCAATATATAAGATCACATTTTATGATTCAGAATTGTTGGAAAATGATAGCATCCTAAGATGTATGAGCTAATTGCAGTGAAGGATCAAACACTTTATGCAGGTGAACAGTAGCCAGAAGTCATCCAAACAAGTGAATAGATGAATCCTGTACTATTAACTTCACCAAACCAAGGGGATTAAGCAGCACTTTCACCTATGTTGCATCATATGATGATCTTTAACTCATGCATCAACTGATAATCTGAAATTGAGTCATTAATGTCATGAAAAGTGAGGCTACTGGAATTTAGCAGCCTGTATGCCAAGTACAATTCCTCTTTAGTTAGGTTTAAATCCTTGATTAACAATCACTCGAAAAACTGTCACTGTCAAAGCCTCAACAATCACTTGCAAAACAGTCAAAAGCCTCAACAACTTTAAATAACTAACACTAATGTTGGAACCCTTTCAGCAATACAGTCTAACAGTAACTGTTAAGGTCGAGGCATGCCAGACCTGCAACAGCTGGCACATTATTTGCTACAGATGTGAATTGATTGAAGTTACTAGCTGCTGTTTCTGGATATGATTTGTGTATGTTTTTTATTGAAGTTTACCTTAACTAGAGCAGGTTTGTATCTCAATGATGCTAAAGGCTTGGTTAAAGTGATAGGATCCCCAAAGTCCCAATGTTTGGGGTTGCCGCTTCTTTAAATCTGTTGCCGGTGGTTCGAAGAAATCTGAAATTTACAGCATCCACAGTTTTGGTGAAGAATTTTTATCAGACGGAAATTTAGTAGTGATTTAAATTGATCATTCGTTTTTAAACTATAATATTTAGATCAGGATGAAGAATCTGTTATCAACGAGACCATGGAAATCACAAATGTCCCAAATCTTATCTCCAATATCAGCTGTGAGGCATTGAGAAAAAAAATATGTCCAGTTAATCCAAAATATGATATAATATACACTCATGGAATTGATATAATCATTATTTGCATTCAAAAGGTTAATGGATCAGCAGCCTACAGAAATTTGAATGCCGGAGATAGACAACGCTCATGCCACACAacagaaaaaaataaatttaaaaaccaCACCAATAGGCGTTTGACATTCACAATGCAAATGTCGATTCCTGCTATTTTCTCACTTGTATTGAAGAACCAGACCGTTACACATTTTTTACCAGACAGAAATTTACTACTGATTTGAATTTCATTGATAATAATTTGTTTTTAAACTACTAAATTTATATCGGGAAGAAGAACCTGTTATCAATGAGACCACGGAAGTCACAAATGTCCCAAATTTTATCCCCAATGTCAGTTGTGAGGAGCATTGAGAAAGAAAATCCTTTAAGTTAATCCAGAATATGATATAATATGCATACATAGAACTGATATGATCTAAGCTTTCAAAAGGTAAATGGATCAGAAGCGTACAGACATTTGAATCCAACAAAGAAGAAAGTATTTCAAAAAACACAACAATATACATTTGCAAATCTCAATTCCTGCCATTTCCTCACTTATACTGAAAAACCAAACCATTACATAATTTTACAATATACCGCCTCCCATAATCCCTAAACAGAGACTTCCCAAACACATACGTAGAGAAACATAGGCCTAAAATATATAACATTACAGAAGCTTTCGATATCCTGCAGTGGAAGCAAGATTATTGACCAAGGCAAGCGCATTGCTGATCAACTTAGAAGCGTTCTGCACCCGCCCCTGGACAAGCATTTTAACCCTTCCATTACGAGCAGCCTGGAAGCCATTAAGGCAGCTGTCCTCATTCGTCAGCGCGGCGCTCATCCAAGTCTGCATATTGCTCATCTGAAACTTGAAAGTTCCGCGCTTCAGATGCTTCAGCTCGGCCAGTGACTGGCTGATCTGATCTTTAGTATCACCGAAATTCTCCACGCAGTCCTTGAGCGCCGAGCGCTCTATTTTGCTGAGGCTCTTGCTACTTTTGGACAGAGTAACGGCCCAGGCCGAGGTATTTCGGGCATTGGCGAGGCTAACAATGACGGCGGCCTTCACGAGCTCGCTCTGGCTATGCTTGGCCTCCAGAGAGGCTGCGTAAGATCTCAGAGACGACACGCAGACGTCAGGATAGCGAGTGATCTTGCAAGAGGATGTAATGAAGTCGCCGCCTTGGGGTTTCACAGCGGCGGTGGACGTGAGGATTGCAGCGAGGATGAAGAGGGCAAATACAGTGGTGGAGTCCATTGCGATTCGACCTCGGGACGTGCTCGATGATGAGGATCGTTGGGCCGTTGCGACTGCTATATAAGGGTCATAATGTAAGTAAATCAATATCCAACAACCGACCTAAAAGGCAAGGGAAAAGGCACATTGGAATATGCCCTTGTATACCTTGCTTTTAGGTCCCTACGTAGCCACTTTCATCTCTTACTGTTATAGTGACATGGCTTTCATAGTCATTAAAATCAACAAGTTCTTATTTGTTACTTTCATCTCTTATTGTTATAGTGACTTTCATAGTCATTAAAATCAACAAGTTCTTATTTGTAGGTTACTATTATAGTGACATGGTTTTTCTAGTCATTAAAATCAATAAGTTTTTATTTATAGATTACGTATCACTTGTAACTAATTATAAAAAGTGGGAAGGCCTTCTTAAAAAGATTTAGGAATCAATCTAGAGATGCAGCAAGCGGAAAATAAAAAACTCTTGAAAATCTTTCAGAGGTGAAGAACAAAAAGAAATAGTCTTATGGTTGTTTCTATGGCGGTTAAGGTGGGCTTTGCTTCCTTTCTTTCTAATGAAGATTCTTTCATGGAACTTGAGAGGGCTTAATAGTCTTactaaacaacatttgtttaagtGATAGAAATAGAGTGGATATTATTCTGATTTAGGAAACTAAAATTAAAAAAGAGGTTTTCTGAAAAAATAGTAAAGAATGTTTGGCATTTGTCTCAGTTTATAGCTTCTGACTCTGAAGAGGGCTCTAGTGGATTTTTCTATTCAGTGGATTCCTTAGACTCTTGGAGGATCCCCTATGTCTGTTAAAAGGAACGGTATAATTGTTCAAATGGAGAACATTAACTCTTTGGAAAGATGGAACTTGATAAACATCTATGCTCCCAATACTAGAGTTGGTAGGGTAGAATTGTGGAATGAATTGGCAGATTGTATTCAGAATAATAAAAAGGAACACTGGATGCTAGGTGgagatttcaattctctcctttgcccTTCGAAGAAAATGGGGGTCAAGAGGACTTCTTGAATAGTATGATAGATTTGGCTGACTTCTTCTCGACGATGGGATTGATTGACATAGATCTTAGGGGACAAAGTTCTTTTGGAGTAACATAAGACATGGAGACAACTTAATTCAGGTCGAATTGGACAAGTTCCTGATTAGAAGTCATTGGAACATTCTTCCAGCTCTCGCTTTGTCTTCTCTCCCTAGAATAGGGTCTAATCATAATGCCTTACTCCTCAATTGGGAGGAAAGGTTGGTCTAAAAGGTCATTTTCCTTTCAGGCATGAAATTATGTGGTCTTACCACCCATATATTAAAATGTTAGTTAAGGATTGGTGGAATGGCactcccatgttcattcttactcAATAATTGAAGAAGGTTAAGGAGATGGTCAAAGGATGGAACAAAATTTCTTTTGGAAACATCTTCCAAAGGAAGAATTCCCTTTCTCTTGATTTGAAAGAGATTTGGGATAAAATGGAACAAGGGTTGATGGATGATGATATCTATTTGAGAGAAAGGGAGTTGAGATCTCAATGGTTCAAGCTTGCAAAAGAGGAAGAGGTCTTTTGGAAACAGAAGTCCAAAATTCAATGTTTATAagagggggacaagaacacaaaGTTCTTTCACCATTTCACCATGAAACACAGATCTAGAAAACAGAACAGGAGGCTGATCAAAGAGGATGGTGTTGTTCTTAGTAAGGAAGAGGAGATAGCAGATGAAGTTGTTTGGTTCTTTTCCCACCTTCATCAACATGTTAACTTGAACTGTGAAAAGATGGATCAAGTCCTTGAAGTTATTCCAAGCTTAATTACTGATTCAGACTTGAAAGAAATGCTTAAGCTTGTGACCTTGGAAGAGGTGAAGAAGGTCGTTTTCTCTTTGGGTTCTTTTAAAGCTCCTAGCGCAAATGGTTTCCCCCCAGCCTTCTTCCAAGATCATTGGGATTTAGTTGAGCCACTGATGATATCTTTAAGATGGCAAGAGACTTCTTTAGGTCTAAAAGAATTTCAAATCAGATTAATGCCACTTTTATTGCCTTGATACCTAAGAAGGAAGACGCCTCTTCTATGCAGGACTATCGTCCTATTAGTCTATGCAATTCTATCTAAAAAATTCTATCCAAATTGGTAGAAGACAAGGCAAGAATCTCCTTAGTTAATTGGGAAAATTTTTGCTCCCCTAAGCATCAAGGCAGTCTGGGTATAAGAAGACTTAAACCTTTTAATAAGGCCCTTCTTTTTAAGAGAGGTTGACAATTTCTTTAGGGACCAAAAGATTGGGTGTCTATTTTAAAGGTCAAGTATCTCTAAGGGGGAGGACCCTATTGCTTTCCTTCATGAGGAGGGGCTATCATAGGGCCTAGTTATATGGAATGATCTTCTTATATGCAGAGAGGTGATAAGGAGGAGAGATGGAAAGGTGGTGGGAAATGGTAAAGATACTTTGTTCTCGAAAGAGGTTTCGAAGAGGGACCTTCCTCTATCCTTAGTTTATACAAATGAATGCCTAAAAGATTCTTGCAGATTACTGGTGGGAAGGAAAGTTCATGACTATATTAAGTAGGATAATAGCAATCTTTCTTGGATTAACATAAAAGATCAGCTAATCAGAAACCAACAATTAAGGAACAATTGGTAGCCTGAATGGGAAAGAAGCATAAAGGATATTATGGAATTTTTTGGAGCTTGTTCTCTTTTGCGTGCGAACAAGCAAGATGAATGGGTGTGGAGACCAAACCCTTTAGGCGATTTCTCAATCTCGTCTACTTATTCTTTATTGTATAGCCCCCATATAAGATTGTATCAATGtaatacacccttaattgggtggtataatttcatgtttaggttAGCACCGGCCTTAGTGTATGTGCATATTgcatttaaaattatatttaagcgtttaattaattaatttaattaaatctaaagtcttcttttatcactctacacatcataaaattgggcccttaaccctaagtgtgcccctttttattttattcctccaataaataatttcatcaaataccctaattatgtcctatttcgaccttcaaggcctaatttcgcatatctagacatcaCAAATTTCCACATACTCTTGGAATTAGCTCTAatatcacaatatcttgcttcccaaaaaatttgatgaaaagttggttggacgactttttctccctgaatttcgaGAGCATGTTTTAACTTTT from Cryptomeria japonica chromosome 3, Sugi_1.0, whole genome shotgun sequence harbors:
- the LOC131027341 gene encoding pectinesterase inhibitor 9 — translated: MDSTTVFALFILAAILTSTAAVKPQGGDFITSSCKITRYPDVCVSSLRSYAASLEAKHSQSELVKAAVIVSLANARNTSAWAVTLSKSSKSLSKIERSALKDCVENFGDTKDQISQSLAELKHLKRGTFKFQMSNMQTWMSAALTNEDSCLNGFQAARNGRVKMLVQGRVQNASKLISNALALVNNLASTAGYRKLL